The Sphingomonas naphthae nucleotide sequence CATTAATTCATCCCCGGTCGATCCAATTGCACCTCCGATGGAAACCATTTCCCGCATACGCGGTGTCGTCCGCATAAAATCGCCGCAATATGAAGGGGCCGCAAAATGGTCGCTCCTTTGGCAAGGCCGTGCCATCGACGCCGAGATGGCGGATGAGGCAGCAAAATGGGTAGAAGCATTCCAGGGCAATCGGGTGTCAGCTCCGCCGAACACCGTACTTGACGTCAGCATGAGCGAGATGGTCCGGCTTGATAGCCAAGGCTTAGCGGTGGGCAAAAGAACCTATGTTGTCCATGAGGTTCACAGCGCAACACCGCCGCCCACTCAGGATGCATTTACCTTCTAATCTCAGTCTTTAGCATCCGTTAACCATCTTGCGGCACACCGCCGGGCATGTCCGACGCGCCCGACAATGATCAGAAGACGGAATCCCCGACTCCCAAGCGGCTTCAGGACGCCCGGGAGAAGGGGGATATTCTTCAATCCAAGGAATTGGGCGCCGCGCTGGTGATGATGGCGGGCGCGGGGTGGCTGATGACCGCCGGAGGCTGGCTCGTGGCCTCCACGCAGGACATGCTGATCGACGGGCTCAGCTTCGATCACGGCGTGGTCGAGAATTTCGATCCGGGCAGCGCGATCGCGCGGCTGACCATGCCGATCGTCGCGCCCGTGGCGGCGCTGTTCGCGATGACCTTTCTGGCGGCGATCGCGGGGCCGGTGCTGCTGGGATCGGGCGGCTTCCGCTGGGAAGCGATGAATTTCAAGGGCGATCGCATCAATCCGGCCGCCGGGCTGAAGCGCATCTTCGGCACGCAGGGGCTGGTCGAACTCGGCAAGTCGATGGCCAAGATCGCGTTGATGGGCGCGGTCGGCTGGTGGCTGTTTTCCGGCCGGATGAAGGCGATGACGACGCTCACCGCGCCCGACCTGCGCACCGCCATCACCGAGATCGGCGGCACCTTCACCTTCGCCGTGGTCGTGATGTCGGTGGCCCTCGGCGCCATCGCCGGGATCGACGTGCCGATGCAGGCGATCCGCCGCGCCGGCCGCCTGCGCATGACCAAGCAGGAGATCAAGGACGAGCATAAGCAGAGCGAGGGCTCGCCCGAGCTGAAGGGGCATATCCGCCGCAAGCAGGCGGAAATCCTCCAGTCCTCGACGCGTGGCGCCATCGCCGACGCCAATGTCGTGCTGGTCAACCCGACGCATTTCGCGGTGGCGCTGCGCTATCGCCCCGGTTTCGACGCGGCGCCGATCGTGGTGGCGCGCGGGCGCGGCGAGATGGCGCAGGCGATCCGCGACTTCGCCGACGAAAAGGCCGTGCCGGTGCTGCGCTACCCGCAGCTCGCCCGCGCCATCTACTTCACCAGCCGCGCCGGCCATCTGGTGCGCGAGGATCTCTACATCGCTGTCGCGACGGTGCTGGCGTTCGTGTTCAACCTGGATCGGGCGATGGCGGACGGGATCAGCCAGCCCGAGGTGATCGTGCCGGCCGACGCGCGCTACGATGCGGACGGGAAGAAGGAATAAGATGGGGGGCACCTCAACTGATCCTCCCCCGCCAGGGGGAGGTGGCGCCGGAGGCGACGGAGGGGGCGGGTACGGCCAACCCTCGAGGGCACCGCATCCTCCCCCTCCGTCAGGCTGCGCCTGCCAGCTCCCCCTGGCGGGGGAGGATCATTCGGAAGCGGCTTAATCTGCGGCGCGATCGGCCGTTACCTTCAACGAACGAGCGGGAACGACCATGACCAGCATTGCGTCCACGCTCGGCATCGGATCGGGCATCGATACCAAATCGCTGATCGATCAGCTCGCCACCGCCGCGAAAGACCCCAAGGAAAAGGTGATCGCCGCGCGCGAGACGGCGAACACCGCCAAGGTCTCGGCGCTGGCCACCGTATCCAACGGCATCACCAATTTCTCGACCGCGCTCAACTCGCTGATCTCGGGCGGCACGCTGCGGACGCAGCCGACCGTGTCGGACACGTCGGTGCTGGGCGCCACCGCGCAGGCGGGCGCGCGGATCGGCGATCTTTCGGCCAATCTGGTCGTCACCAAACTGGCGACCGCCCAGTCGATCGTGTCGAGCCCCGCCGCCGCTGCCACGACCGCGATCGGCCAGGGTGACATGACCCTGACCGTGGGGACCACCAATTACACCATCACGGTGGGCGACACGAACGACAGCCTGACGGGCCTCGCCAACGCCATCAACGCCAAGAATTCGGGCGTGACCGCCAGCATCATCACCGACGCCAATGGCGCGCGGCTGATGCTGAAGGGGCAGACCGGCGCGGACAACGCCTTCACCCTGACCCCCGCGGACGGTGCGGCGGACGGGCTGAAGGCGTTCGCCTACCCGGCGGGCGCGGACGCCGGCATGACGCTGGCGCAATCGGCCGGCGATGCCGCGCTGAAGCTGGACGGCGTGACCGTCACGCGGCCGTCCAACACGATCGAGGATCTGATCCCCGGCGTGACCCTCAACCTGAAGAACGTCAGCGGCAGCAGCGGCGTGAGCTTGGGATCGACCCGACCGACCGAGGCGATCACCCAGGCGGTCAACGATTTCGTCGCGGCGTTCAACGAACTCAACACGATGCTGACGACGCAGACGGCGGCGGCGGGCACCTCGACCGACGCGGGCGCGCTGCGCGGCGAGAGCGCGATCCGCGACATGCAGCGCCAGCTCTCGCGCCTGACCTCCACCGTGCTCAATTCGGGCAGCGGCCCCAAGACGCTGGCCGAGATCGGCGTCTCCACCAACCGCGACGGCAGCCTGACGGTGGACGCCAGCCGCCTGACATCGGTGATGACATCCGATCCGCAGGGCGTGGAGGCGATGTTCAATCCGGGGCAATATGCGTCCGACCCGCTGATCCAGATCGCGAGCCCGATGGGGCGGACCAAGCCCGGCACCTACACCGTCACCAACGCGACGGCGCAGACGGGCACCACGTCGGCCAGCGGGAGCATCGCCGGGATGAGCGCGGTGACGACCGGCGGCACCCTCGTGGCGTCGATCGCATCCAAGGCCAGCGGGCTGACCATCCGGCTGCTCGGCAACGTCTCCAGCGCGACGATCACCGTCGATCAGGGGCTGGCCGGGGCGCTGCAATCGATCAGCGACACGCTGCTCGGCACCAGCGGCGCGCTCGCCTCGACCAAGACGCGGCTCGCGACCGAGGCCAAGGCCATCGCGACCGACCGCACCAGAATGACCGATCTCGATACCAGCTATCGGGCGCGGCTGACGACGAGCTTCACCGCGATGGATTCGCGGGTGGCGCGCTACAAATCGACCCAGAGCTTCCTGGAACAGCAGGTCAAGGTCTGGACCAACAGCGACAATTAAGAGGCGACACGGGTGTTCGGACTCAGCACAGGCTATGGCGCGGGACGCGGCGGCGGCAAGCGGTATAACGCGATCGACGTGAGCAGTCGCATCGAGGGCGCGACCCCGCACGGCCTCGTCACCATCCTCTATGACGAATTGCTCGCGGCGCTCGACACGCTGGTGGCGTTGGGCGCCCACGGCGACGCCGCGCGCCGCAACGAGCGCCACGCCCGCGCCGTCGCGATCCTGCACGGGCTGGACGGCTCTCTCGATTTCGAGAAGGGCGGAGACATCGCGCGCAGCTTCTCCCAGATCTACGCCGAGGGCCGCCGCCTGCTCGCCAAGGCGCAGCGCGAGGGCGACATGGCGCCGATCACCCAGGCGAAGGCTATGATCGCGGACATCGCCGAGGCGTGGAAGCGGATCGGCTGAACGCGGAAGGTCTCGACGTTCGCATCCTATCGGATGGTTTCCGATGGGGTGGGCGGTGACGGAAGGGAAAACGGGGCGTCGGCGGGGTTGGCGGCCGGACAGGGCGGTGCTGGTGACATAGGGCGGGGGGCTGTAGGACAACGGTTTTGAAGGCCGCCGGGATTGGTAGAACGCGCCTCTTTCCACTCGTCACCCCGGCCTTGTACCGGGGTCCACCGCGCGACCGGACGCATCCGTCAGGGGCTTCAGCCCGAACTCGACCGCCAGATCATTCCACGCAGGATTCGTTTGCTCGATGAGATTGCGTTTCCAATCCCGTCGGTAACGCTTAAGCTGTTTCTCGCGCGCAATCGCTGCATCCATCGTCTCTGCGATCTCAAAATACACCAATCGCTTGATGCCATATCTGCGCGTGAAACCGTCAAACGTCCCTGCTCGATGCTGCGTTATCCGGCCGACCAGATTTGACGTTACGCCGACGTAAAGCGTGCCGTTGTATCCGCTCGCCAGAAGATAGACGCAGGGAACCCGCTCTCGCATTGGGGCCATGACGTGCCGCACGGTGGACCCCGGCACAAGGCCGGGGTGACGGTTGTGGTCAGCCGCTAACCGCAGGCATCGCCACGGCATCGAAATAGTGGTTGCCGCCCGCATCCCTATGACTGCCCACGAGCCGCATCCCCGCCCCGCCAAGCGCCGCCTCATATCCCGCCATACCCAGCGACACCGATCGCCGGCCGGTCAGCCTGTCCTCCCATTCGCACGCCTCGCGCGGGGCGGTGAAGAGGAAGCGCCCGGCCGGGTTGAGGGCGGCGGCGACGCGGTGGATCAGGGTAAGTTGGGTGTCCTCGGGCAGCAGGAAGAACAGGCTGATCGCTACCGCGCCATCGAAGCGGCGGCCGAAGAAGCGGCTGGTTTCGGCCGGTTCGCACGCGGCGGCCGCATCCGGGAAGCGGGCGTGGAAGGCGGCGAGCAGTGTCGGTGAAGGATCGATGCCGGCGACGGTGAGGCCGGCATTGACGAGCGCCTGCGCGATCGGTGCACCCGATCCGCAGCCGATGTCCACCACCGCGCCGCCGGGCGGCAGGTGCCGCGCCCAGCGGCGGACGATATCGGCGCCGACATCCGAGCGGACGGCCATGAAACGGTCCGCGACGGCCTCCCAGCCGGCGGAGGGATCGTGGCCCACGCCCCTGCCCTATACCCGGCGCCGGAAGACCGCCCCGCTCACTTGGCCGCGATCACCTCGATCTCGACGAGATAGTTCGGGGTGACGAGGCCCGCGACCTGCATGGCCGAGCGGGCGGTGGTGGTGGGGTTGTCGGCGGAATTGAAGAACTGTTTGAAGCCCTCATTCATGGCGGCGAATTCGGCCTTGCCGGTGCGCGGATCGGCGGCGACGAGCACGGTGGCCTTGATAACATCGGACATTGTGTAGCCCTGCCCCTCCAGGATCGCCTTGATCTTGGACAGCACGCTGATCGTCTGCGTCTTGGTATCGCCGAAATCCTCGATCGACTTGGCGTCGGCGGCCTTCAGCTTGGGGTCGATCGGCGAGGGCACCTGACCCGAGACGAAGAACAATTCGGTGCCCGCCGAGACCTTGCTGCCCTGAAGGATCAGCGCCGGGGGCGTGTTCGGCAGCTTGACGACGCCGGCCGTGGCGGGGGCGGCGAGCGCCATGGCGAGGGGGAGAGCGAAAGCGAAGATCTTCATCGTCATTCCTTCGTGGAGGGCGGAGGCCAGGCGCAGGATGGCCGCCCGGCCTCCGAAAAGGAAGCGGGCAGGCCCACCGGATTTCTCCGGCAAACCTGCCCGCCCCGCAACCTTCGGCCGGGTGAACCCTGGACGTTCACCCGGCGTCGTTTCAGGTGAACCTCAGAAGTTCACGCCGATCCGCGCGTAATAATAGCCGCCGTTCACGCCATAGGCCGAGAAGGACGGATATTTGGCGATGAAGCCGGTCGAGCTGGCGACCCGCTGCTGTTCGCGAATGAAATCCGGATATTTGGCCGGATATTTGTTGAACAGGTTGTTGGCACCGAT carries:
- the flhB gene encoding flagellar type III secretion system protein FlhB, with amino-acid sequence MSDAPDNDQKTESPTPKRLQDAREKGDILQSKELGAALVMMAGAGWLMTAGGWLVASTQDMLIDGLSFDHGVVENFDPGSAIARLTMPIVAPVAALFAMTFLAAIAGPVLLGSGGFRWEAMNFKGDRINPAAGLKRIFGTQGLVELGKSMAKIALMGAVGWWLFSGRMKAMTTLTAPDLRTAITEIGGTFTFAVVVMSVALGAIAGIDVPMQAIRRAGRLRMTKQEIKDEHKQSEGSPELKGHIRRKQAEILQSSTRGAIADANVVLVNPTHFAVALRYRPGFDAAPIVVARGRGEMAQAIRDFADEKAVPVLRYPQLARAIYFTSRAGHLVREDLYIAVATVLAFVFNLDRAMADGISQPEVIVPADARYDADGKKE
- the fliD gene encoding flagellar filament capping protein FliD, coding for MTSIASTLGIGSGIDTKSLIDQLATAAKDPKEKVIAARETANTAKVSALATVSNGITNFSTALNSLISGGTLRTQPTVSDTSVLGATAQAGARIGDLSANLVVTKLATAQSIVSSPAAAATTAIGQGDMTLTVGTTNYTITVGDTNDSLTGLANAINAKNSGVTASIITDANGARLMLKGQTGADNAFTLTPADGAADGLKAFAYPAGADAGMTLAQSAGDAALKLDGVTVTRPSNTIEDLIPGVTLNLKNVSGSSGVSLGSTRPTEAITQAVNDFVAAFNELNTMLTTQTAAAGTSTDAGALRGESAIRDMQRQLSRLTSTVLNSGSGPKTLAEIGVSTNRDGSLTVDASRLTSVMTSDPQGVEAMFNPGQYASDPLIQIASPMGRTKPGTYTVTNATAQTGTTSASGSIAGMSAVTTGGTLVASIASKASGLTIRLLGNVSSATITVDQGLAGALQSISDTLLGTSGALASTKTRLATEAKAIATDRTRMTDLDTSYRARLTTSFTAMDSRVARYKSTQSFLEQQVKVWTNSDN
- the fliS gene encoding flagellar export chaperone FliS, which codes for MFGLSTGYGAGRGGGKRYNAIDVSSRIEGATPHGLVTILYDELLAALDTLVALGAHGDAARRNERHARAVAILHGLDGSLDFEKGGDIARSFSQIYAEGRRLLAKAQREGDMAPITQAKAMIADIAEAWKRIG
- a CDS encoding GIY-YIG nuclease family protein, producing the protein MRERVPCVYLLASGYNGTLYVGVTSNLVGRITQHRAGTFDGFTRRYGIKRLVYFEIAETMDAAIAREKQLKRYRRDWKRNLIEQTNPAWNDLAVEFGLKPLTDASGRAVDPGTRPG
- a CDS encoding class I SAM-dependent methyltransferase, which translates into the protein MGHDPSAGWEAVADRFMAVRSDVGADIVRRWARHLPPGGAVVDIGCGSGAPIAQALVNAGLTVAGIDPSPTLLAAFHARFPDAAAACEPAETSRFFGRRFDGAVAISLFFLLPEDTQLTLIHRVAAALNPAGRFLFTAPREACEWEDRLTGRRSVSLGMAGYEAALGGAGMRLVGSHRDAGGNHYFDAVAMPAVSG
- a CDS encoding RidA family protein gives rise to the protein MKIFAFALPLAMALAAPATAGVVKLPNTPPALILQGSKVSAGTELFFVSGQVPSPIDPKLKAADAKSIEDFGDTKTQTISVLSKIKAILEGQGYTMSDVIKATVLVAADPRTGKAEFAAMNEGFKQFFNSADNPTTTARSAMQVAGLVTPNYLVEIEVIAAK